ACATGAGCACCTGATGTGTGATCGGATCTCAGTGACGGGTCAGAGGTCCAACGTGTCTGATTCACATGAGCGGATGTTAATGATTTAGAGATAAACAGAAACAGTGATCATGCTGATGTTGATGACTTGACGTCCTCTGACAGTAAACACAGTGATAAacctgttactatggaaaccagAACGCATCAGAACAAAAGTGTAAATGCAtcaagttcagcctttatttgtcatatatacATTAGTGTACAGTGAGGGCGGGGTCAGGGTGCGGCGTCAGACATGAGACACGCCCCCTGGAGCTATTAGAGGGGGTAATCAAGGGCCCTAACcccctgagctacccctgcacTGACGGTGTAACCCTGTACaaacctgcactactgtcagagctgctgttatagagaactaatcaacagcttctgaccaatcagagcgcaggacCGGTGCAACACAGAAGAgacatgaacagttaaacagacatatacacatgtttttaagcagactgtgtgtgtgtgtgtgtgtgtgtgtgtaagagagacagagagctttTCAGAAAGCATTGCGAGCGTGTGTGCTGgttataaacactgaaatgtgcGAACATGGGGTTTAAACTCATAACCTTCACATGATGGTGTAATAAATTTCTGCTGCTCGTCCTTGTTTTGACGTCACTGCAGATCCTCGAGTCGGTTTATCGCCTGCGCTGGAGCCAAGTTCAGGACTAAACCAAACAAAAACCTATAGATCCAGGACATaaattcactgtgtgtgtgtgtgtgtgtgtgtgcgtgtgtgtgtgtgtgtgtgtgtgtgtgtgtaactctgagAGTCCAATGTACAGCTGGCGTACAGCACCCCTCCCTGACCCTATTATTAACTTCACTTTGATTtggtacatcacacacacacacacacacacacacacacacacacacacacacacacacacacactgcctatAGATTAGATGCGGTGTTTACTTTGTGCAGCTGTGACTCCGTCCCTGTTGTCCGTCATGTTAAAGGCGCGGTCGTGTCCCGCCGTGTCAGGGCTGTAAGCCGGGCGGAGCCGGACGCCGTGGCGTTACTGAGCGCGAGACGCAGTGCAGGTACACCCGCGCGACAACCCACCGTCTGTCACGTCACAACTTTATCAGGTTTGCTGGACGAAGAACGTCTGACCTGCATCAGTGTCACTGCGAATGATAGTCTCGTCTTTATATCAATAACAGACAGTGAGCACGgtacacatctctctctcacacacacacacacacacacacacacacacacacacgggttaTAGGATAAAAGACACAACAAGGCAGAGTCTTTACGAGCTGCGAGTCTCTGCACGTCCGCGAGTCCCTACAGGTGTCCGTTGTCCTGAGACAGTGTGGTGATGGTGCATTTCAGAGCCTTGTCCCTCACCGTGTCCCTGCTCTGCACCCTCCTCAGCACGCCCTTGGCTGGAGCACACTGAAACGCCGCGGCGAAGGCGTCCCGGTAGTTCCGGTTCATCCAGCCGTACAGGATGGGGTTGGCGAACGTGGAGCACATGGCGATGATGTGGAACGCCGTGTAGAGCAGCTTAAAATCCTTCATGTCCAGCACGCTGCTGTCGATATCCACGGCCAGCTGGAAGGCGTGGAACGGGAGCCAGCTGACGGCGAACACGGCCACCACGGCCGCCAGCATCTTGGTGGTTTTCTGCCGGCGGCGGTGTCGCTCGCTGTGTCCTCCCGCGGGGCTGACGTGCTTCCTGAGCTTGCTCCAGATGCAGGCGTAGGCGTAGGAGATGACGGACAGGGGCAGGCCGTACTGCAGCAGGAACGTAGCGACGCTGTACACGGTTCCGTCCGCGCTGCTGCCCGGCCACTTCTCCACGCAGCCCTGGATAGTGCGCTCTGGCGTCAGGTCAAAGGTCACGTACTCACGGAAGATGGCCAGAGGGCTGGCGAGCCCGGCGCTGGCTATccaggtgatgatgatgaccacCCTGCACATGTCTTTAGACATCTTTGTCTCGGTGTGGTGGATGATGCTGCGGTAGCGGTCCAGCGAGATCACGCTCAGCGTAATGGTGGACACGTGAACGGCGAGGCCCTGGGCGTACGGTAACAGGTAACACATCACCTGGCCGAACTTCCACTCCCCCGAGAGCGTGGCCATCAGGGTGAAGGGCAGGCACAGCGCGTTCACCAGCAGGTCTGCTACCGCCAGGTTAGCGATGAAGAAGTTGGTGACCGTGTGCAGGTTCCGGAACTTGTACACGACGTAAATGACCAAAGAGTTCCCGCTCACGCCGAACAGGATGATGGTGCTGTAGGCGAGGATGAGGACCACCTGAACCCCGAGCAGCTGCGTGCTGTCCTCCAGGCCCTTTAACAAAGCTCCCTCGTCTGGGACGTCTGACTGCGTGCAGCAGTTAGAGAAGGTGCTGGTGGGGTCACCCTGGGTCAGGTTCTTCTCATTCATCACATCCATGTTTGGGATCCATGCACTAGAACTGTAGAAGAACGCAAGACTGTTAAACAcgatcacacacacatggtgtaaAGATCTCCACCTTAAAGCCAAACAGTTCTACTGTACGGTTCTACACAGGTTAGTGTAATCAGGGCATCAGAGGGATAAACCACACTAAAGAACCCTTCATGGTTCTAGAGTTGAGCATgttgtttttatagttttcaCTCAAATTGCaattttgttaataataaacacatctCATTAACATACATTCTCAATCTAAACGGTTCTCGATTGGTTCCTCTGCCTTGAATTCTAGAACATCATATCCtaaatgtatctttttttaaagaaaggttcccctataaaaatagaaagctCTAGACCATCAAGAACCTTAACGGAACCCTTTTCCCCATGAGACTCTATCACTTATGGGTTTTAATTCCCAACCACAGAGAAcagatgttgtgtttgtgtgtgtgtgtgtgtgtgcgtgtgtgtgcgtgtgtgtgtgtgtgagtgtgtgtgtgtgtgtgtgtgtgtgtgtgtgcatgtgtgtgtgtgtgtgtgtgtgtgtgtgtgtgcatgtgtgtgtgtgtgtgtgtgagtgtgtgtgcgtgtgtgtgtgtgagtgtgtatgcgtgtgtgtgtgtttgtgtgtgtgtgtgtgtgtgtgtgtgtgtgcatgtgtgtgtgtgtgtgtgtgtgagtgtgtatgcgtgtgtgtgtttgtgtgtgtgtgtgcgtgtttgtgtgtgtgtgtgcgtgtgtgtgtgtgtgtgtgtgcagaataaGCTGGAATATGAAGATGTCACTACACAATTATCCTGAAATATCTCTCATTCAACTCCGAGCATCTTTTAATTACAGTTAATTAATCACATCCGATCCAGTTAGCAGATGATGAAGAACGAAACATCCTGAAGAAGAGCTggagctttacacacacacacacacgcacacacacacataaacacacacacataaacatataaaccgCAGACTgagagtgtgtacagtaagtgtgttaAAGCTCTCTACAGCTCAGGTTATTCTTTAGCTTTAACacagaataaaatgtaaaagtgtaaaTCGACCTTCAGGTAAAAcagaaatcatcatcatcatcatcatcatcatcatcctcacctgTTCAGATCAGAAACTCTgatgataaataaatcaggatTTCTGAATCATGCCTCAGGACCAAAGCGCT
Above is a window of Clarias gariepinus isolate MV-2021 ecotype Netherlands unplaced genomic scaffold, CGAR_prim_01v2 scaffold_35, whole genome shotgun sequence DNA encoding:
- the npy2r gene encoding neuropeptide Y receptor type 2, with the translated sequence MDVMNEKNLTQGDPTSTFSNCCTQSDVPDEGALLKGLEDSTQLLGVQVVLILAYSTIILFGVSGNSLVIYVVYKFRNLHTVTNFFIANLAVADLLVNALCLPFTLMATLSGEWKFGQVMCYLLPYAQGLAVHVSTITLSVISLDRYRSIIHHTETKMSKDMCRVVIIITWIASAGLASPLAIFREYVTFDLTPERTIQGCVEKWPGSSADGTVYSVATFLLQYGLPLSVISYAYACIWSKLRKHVSPAGGHSERHRRRQKTTKMLAAVVAVFAVSWLPFHAFQLAVDIDSSVLDMKDFKLLYTAFHIIAMCSTFANPILYGWMNRNYRDAFAAAFQCAPAKGVLRRVQSRDTVRDKALKCTITTLSQDNGHL